In Populus alba chromosome 1, ASM523922v2, whole genome shotgun sequence, a single window of DNA contains:
- the LOC118063352 gene encoding SWI/SNF complex component SNF12 homolog isoform X1, whose amino-acid sequence MSMNNSNNNNNNNPPKSLGQSSSPFGNSGMVNPSMGANPTFPQQAQMGAGFQGGQFQLSQAQATLQAHLKAQQAHAQAQAAHAAQVQAAHAQFQAQLQAQGVSLNQNQSAGIGNLGSSSPSFSTPGNASAKRLPQKPLGRPPGVPMSSMVSPLKPMDLSSAARRKKQKLPEKQLQDRVAAILPESALYTQLLEFETRVDAALARKKVDIQEALKSPPCVQKTLRIYVFNTFSNQIRTIPKKPNADPPTWTLKVIGRILEDGVDPDQPGAVQKSNPLYPKFSSFFKRVTIQLDQRLYPDNHIIVWEHARSPAPHEGFEVKRKGDKEFSVNIRLEMNYVPEKYKLSPALMEVLGIEVETRPRIIAAIWHYVKARKLQNPEDPSFFNCDAPLQKVFGESKMKFTMVSQRISQHLSPPQPIHLEHKIKLSGNSPAGTVCYDVVVDVPFPIQRELSALLANAEKNKEIDTCDEAICTAIRKIHEHRRRRAFFLGFSQSPVEFVNALIESQSKDLKLVAGEASRNAEKERRSDFFNQPWVEDAVIRYLNRKPAAGSDAPRSM is encoded by the exons ATGTCTatgaacaacagcaacaacaacaacaataataacccGCCAAAGAGTTTGGGGCAATCTTCGTCACCATTTGGGAATTCAGGGATGGTCAATCCATCGATGGGTGCGAACCCAACATTCCCACAACAAGCGCAGATGGGTGCTGGCTTTCAGGGTGGTCAGTTCCAGCTGTCCCAAGCACAGGCTACTTTGCAAGCCCATTTGAAAGCGCAGCAGGCTCATGCTCAAGCACAAGCAGCTCACGCTGCTCAAGTTCAAGCAGCTCATGCacaattccaagctcaattacaAGCGCAAGGGGTTTCTCTTAACCAAAATCAGAGTGCTGGAATAGGCAATTTGGGTTCATCTTCACCGTCGTTCTCGACTCCTGGCAATGCTAGTGCAAAACGGCTCCCTCAGAAACCTCTGGGTAGACCTCCTGGTGTTCCCATGTCGAGCATGGTTTCACCATTGAAACCCATGGATCTTTCTTCTGCTGCACGTAGGAAGAAGCAGAAGCTACCAGAGAAGCAGCTACAAGATAGAGTAGCAGCAATTCTGCCTGAGTCTGCTCTGTACACCCAGCTTCTTGAGTTTGAAACCCGTGTTGATGCTGCTTTAGCTAGAAAGAAGGTTGACATCCAGGAGGCGCTTAAAAGCCCTCCTTGTGTTCAGAAAACCCTTCGAATTTATGTCTTCAATACATTTTCCAATCAGATAAGAACAATCCCCAAGAAGCCAAATGCTGACCCTCCGACTTGGACTCTTAAAGTTATCGGGAGAATCTTGGAAGATGGGGTAGACCCTGACCAGCCTGGAGCAGTCCAGAAATCAAACCCGTTGTACCCAAAGTTCTCATCTTTTTTCAAGAGAGTGACAATTCAGTTGGATCAGAGACTATATCCTGATAATCATATCATTGTATGGGAGCATGCTCGATCACCTGCACCTCACGAGGGTTTTGAAGTCAAGAGAAAAGGGGACAAAGAGTTCTCTGTGAATATACGATTGGAAATGAATTATGTGCCTGAGAAATATAAGCTCTCTCCAGCTTTGATGGAAGTTCTTGGTATAGAAGTTGAAACCCGTCCTAGAATAATAGCTGCAATTTGGCATTACGTGAAGGCTAGGAAACTGCAGAACCCTGAGGACCCTTCGTTTTTCAATTGCGACGcacctcttcagaaagtatttGGGGAATCAAAGATGAAGTTCACGATGGTTTCACAGAGGATATCTCAGCATTTATCTCCTCCACAGCCAATACATTTGGAGCATAAAATTAAGCTGTCGGGGAATAGTCCAGCTGGAACTGTCTGCTATGATGTGGTGGTTGACGTGCCATTCCCAATACAGAGGGAGTTGTCTGCTTTGTTGGCAAATGCTGAGAAGAATAAAGAGATTGATACTTGTGATGAGGCGATATGTACTGCTATAAGGAAAATTCATGAACATCGTCGGAGACGCGCATTCTTCCTTGGATTTAGTCAATCACCTGTCGAATTTGTCAATGCTCTCATTGAATCTCAAAGCAAGGATTTGAAGCTGGTAGCTGGAGAAGCTAGTAGAAATGCCGAGAAAGAGCGCCGCTCAGATTTCTTTAACCAGCCATG GGTTGAAGATGCTGTTATTCGATATTTGAACCGCAAGCCCGCTGCTGGAAGCGATGCTCCTCGGAGCATGTGA
- the LOC118063352 gene encoding SWI/SNF complex component SNF12 homolog isoform X2: MVNPSMGANPTFPQQAQMGAGFQGGQFQLSQAQATLQAHLKAQQAHAQAQAAHAAQVQAAHAQFQAQLQAQGVSLNQNQSAGIGNLGSSSPSFSTPGNASAKRLPQKPLGRPPGVPMSSMVSPLKPMDLSSAARRKKQKLPEKQLQDRVAAILPESALYTQLLEFETRVDAALARKKVDIQEALKSPPCVQKTLRIYVFNTFSNQIRTIPKKPNADPPTWTLKVIGRILEDGVDPDQPGAVQKSNPLYPKFSSFFKRVTIQLDQRLYPDNHIIVWEHARSPAPHEGFEVKRKGDKEFSVNIRLEMNYVPEKYKLSPALMEVLGIEVETRPRIIAAIWHYVKARKLQNPEDPSFFNCDAPLQKVFGESKMKFTMVSQRISQHLSPPQPIHLEHKIKLSGNSPAGTVCYDVVVDVPFPIQRELSALLANAEKNKEIDTCDEAICTAIRKIHEHRRRRAFFLGFSQSPVEFVNALIESQSKDLKLVAGEASRNAEKERRSDFFNQPWVEDAVIRYLNRKPAAGSDAPRSM; the protein is encoded by the exons ATGGTCAATCCATCGATGGGTGCGAACCCAACATTCCCACAACAAGCGCAGATGGGTGCTGGCTTTCAGGGTGGTCAGTTCCAGCTGTCCCAAGCACAGGCTACTTTGCAAGCCCATTTGAAAGCGCAGCAGGCTCATGCTCAAGCACAAGCAGCTCACGCTGCTCAAGTTCAAGCAGCTCATGCacaattccaagctcaattacaAGCGCAAGGGGTTTCTCTTAACCAAAATCAGAGTGCTGGAATAGGCAATTTGGGTTCATCTTCACCGTCGTTCTCGACTCCTGGCAATGCTAGTGCAAAACGGCTCCCTCAGAAACCTCTGGGTAGACCTCCTGGTGTTCCCATGTCGAGCATGGTTTCACCATTGAAACCCATGGATCTTTCTTCTGCTGCACGTAGGAAGAAGCAGAAGCTACCAGAGAAGCAGCTACAAGATAGAGTAGCAGCAATTCTGCCTGAGTCTGCTCTGTACACCCAGCTTCTTGAGTTTGAAACCCGTGTTGATGCTGCTTTAGCTAGAAAGAAGGTTGACATCCAGGAGGCGCTTAAAAGCCCTCCTTGTGTTCAGAAAACCCTTCGAATTTATGTCTTCAATACATTTTCCAATCAGATAAGAACAATCCCCAAGAAGCCAAATGCTGACCCTCCGACTTGGACTCTTAAAGTTATCGGGAGAATCTTGGAAGATGGGGTAGACCCTGACCAGCCTGGAGCAGTCCAGAAATCAAACCCGTTGTACCCAAAGTTCTCATCTTTTTTCAAGAGAGTGACAATTCAGTTGGATCAGAGACTATATCCTGATAATCATATCATTGTATGGGAGCATGCTCGATCACCTGCACCTCACGAGGGTTTTGAAGTCAAGAGAAAAGGGGACAAAGAGTTCTCTGTGAATATACGATTGGAAATGAATTATGTGCCTGAGAAATATAAGCTCTCTCCAGCTTTGATGGAAGTTCTTGGTATAGAAGTTGAAACCCGTCCTAGAATAATAGCTGCAATTTGGCATTACGTGAAGGCTAGGAAACTGCAGAACCCTGAGGACCCTTCGTTTTTCAATTGCGACGcacctcttcagaaagtatttGGGGAATCAAAGATGAAGTTCACGATGGTTTCACAGAGGATATCTCAGCATTTATCTCCTCCACAGCCAATACATTTGGAGCATAAAATTAAGCTGTCGGGGAATAGTCCAGCTGGAACTGTCTGCTATGATGTGGTGGTTGACGTGCCATTCCCAATACAGAGGGAGTTGTCTGCTTTGTTGGCAAATGCTGAGAAGAATAAAGAGATTGATACTTGTGATGAGGCGATATGTACTGCTATAAGGAAAATTCATGAACATCGTCGGAGACGCGCATTCTTCCTTGGATTTAGTCAATCACCTGTCGAATTTGTCAATGCTCTCATTGAATCTCAAAGCAAGGATTTGAAGCTGGTAGCTGGAGAAGCTAGTAGAAATGCCGAGAAAGAGCGCCGCTCAGATTTCTTTAACCAGCCATG GGTTGAAGATGCTGTTATTCGATATTTGAACCGCAAGCCCGCTGCTGGAAGCGATGCTCCTCGGAGCATGTGA